The Deltaproteobacteria bacterium genome has a segment encoding these proteins:
- a CDS encoding nitroreductase family protein, with protein MLNVIRKRRSVRVFLKREIEERKLKEVLKAAMCAPTSWGTRAWEFVVVSDPEAKKALSNSTAHARFVRNAPLVVVICYNIKTGRRFREDSSIAAEHIHLEAVNQGLASCFVQVADAGEPPGSAEPFVKKLLGIPEEYRIQCMMPLGYAVREPGEHTDDEFDPGKIHYERF; from the coding sequence ATGCTCAACGTAATCAGAAAGCGGAGGTCCGTAAGGGTTTTCCTCAAGCGCGAGATCGAGGAAAGGAAATTAAAGGAGGTCTTGAAGGCCGCCATGTGCGCGCCCACCTCCTGGGGGACTAGGGCATGGGAGTTCGTGGTAGTGAGCGACCCGGAGGCGAAAAAGGCGCTCTCAAATTCCACCGCACACGCCCGCTTCGTAAGGAACGCGCCGCTCGTTGTGGTCATCTGTTATAATATTAAAACAGGAAGGCGCTTCAGGGAGGACTCTTCGATAGCCGCGGAACACATACACCTTGAAGCCGTAAACCAGGGACTCGCCTCCTGCTTCGTGCAGGTTGCCGACGCTGGTGAGCCCCCTGGGAGCGCCGAGCCTTTTGTAAAAAAGCTCCTGGGCATACCCGAAGAATACAGGATCCAGTGCATGATGCCTCTGGGATACGCCGTAAGAGAGCCCGGAGAGCACACCGACGACGAGTTCGACCCCGGGAAAATCCATTACGAGAGGTTCTGA
- a CDS encoding TlpA family protein disulfide reductase, whose amino-acid sequence MKKIMLIIILAFIATACNDQSGKVDGSLYEPRLVQGSPAVDFLHKEMGGNPFRLSEEKGKVVVLYFWRMKCEECKEELKSLDGLQRKYRERGLLVAAIGADSMHSAPVFKVREFLDKEKFSFTNIRDEDGFVAEAYRVMRAPEAYIIGRDGNIALVVKGLSDWTGVERTALLEKLLSE is encoded by the coding sequence GTGAAAAAAATCATGCTAATTATCATCCTTGCGTTTATCGCTACGGCCTGCAACGACCAGTCTGGCAAGGTCGACGGCAGCCTTTATGAGCCCAGGCTCGTACAAGGAAGCCCCGCAGTTGACTTCCTGCATAAAGAAATGGGCGGAAACCCGTTCAGGCTTTCAGAGGAGAAGGGCAAGGTAGTAGTGCTCTACTTCTGGAGGATGAAATGCGAGGAATGCAAGGAGGAGCTTAAGTCTCTTGACGGCCTCCAGAGGAAGTACCGGGAGCGCGGGCTCCTTGTAGCCGCGATCGGGGCAGACTCCATGCACAGCGCACCTGTCTTCAAGGTGCGCGAGTTTCTCGACAAGGAAAAGTTCAGCTTCACGAACATAAGGGACGAGGACGGCTTCGTGGCAGAGGCGTACAGGGTCATGCGGGCCCCCGAGGCGTATATTATCGGAAGGGACGGTAATATCGCCCTCGTCGTCAAGGGCCTGTCCGACTGGACGGGCGTGGAGAGGACGGCTCTCCTCGAAAAACTCCTTTCAGAGTAG
- the leuS gene encoding leucine--tRNA ligase, with the protein MAEKSERYDHKSVEARWQAEWEKGGAFRKAGAEGDKYYVLEMFPYPSGKIHMGHVRNYSIGDVVARFLMMKGRSVLHPMGWDAFGLPAENAAIQHGIHPAKWTYENIANMRVQLKRMGLSYDWEREVATCSPEYYRWNQWLFLKLFEKGLAYKRRSSVNWCPECSTVLANEQVEDGRCWRCGTLVETRELEQWFFRITAYAEELLEHTYKLPGWPERVLVMQRNWIGKSVGAEADFRVEGSDETIRIFTTRPDTLFGVTFMSLAAGHPLLEKITAPDRKEEVGRFSARARNEAKRMALNPDEVEKEGVFTGAYCINPLTGDRVPVYAANFVLMEYGTGAVMAVPAHDQRDFEFAKKYGLPVKVVINPPDSALDPATMEAAYVEPGVMVNSGPVNGINSDEAKEAITRLLEEKRAGKKAVTYRLRDWGISRQRYWGCPIPIIYCEKCGAVPVPYEELPVILPEDVSLTGKGLSPLASSEAFVNATCPSCGGAARRETDTMDTFVDSSWYFLRYVSPRETGVPFREEDAAYWMPVDQYIGGIEHAVMHLLYARFFTKALRDLGLHGFDEPFKNLLTQGMVCKEITRCPEHGYLYPEEAAGGVCKFCSKPVMTGAVEKMSKSKKNVIDPDGIIGRYGADTTRLFTLFAAPPEKDLDWNEEGVEGSYRFLGRVWRLVTENIEFLKEARPMQPGSNAEGAARELHAVTHRTIRKVTQDIEERFHFNTAISSIMELVNALYQFQAALNGKGRPDSTEARVFREAVEAVILLLAPFAPHISEELWERLGNGEPVYRTRWPEWSEEAVKEEEVEIPVQVNGKVRGRVRIPAGAGEEEVRSLVMQDGKIAELTSGKAVKKFVYVKDKIVNMVVA; encoded by the coding sequence ATGGCAGAGAAGTCCGAAAGGTATGACCACAAGTCGGTCGAGGCCAGGTGGCAGGCCGAATGGGAGAAGGGCGGAGCCTTCAGGAAGGCGGGCGCCGAAGGCGATAAATACTACGTCCTTGAGATGTTCCCGTATCCTTCCGGGAAGATACACATGGGCCATGTAAGGAACTACTCCATCGGAGACGTGGTCGCCAGGTTTCTCATGATGAAGGGGAGGAGCGTCCTTCATCCAATGGGCTGGGACGCCTTCGGCCTCCCTGCCGAGAACGCGGCCATCCAGCACGGCATACACCCCGCGAAGTGGACTTACGAGAACATAGCCAACATGCGGGTGCAGCTTAAGCGCATGGGCCTCTCCTATGATTGGGAAAGGGAGGTGGCGACCTGCTCTCCCGAGTATTACAGGTGGAACCAGTGGCTCTTTCTCAAGCTCTTCGAGAAAGGGCTCGCCTATAAGAGGCGCTCATCCGTAAACTGGTGCCCGGAGTGCTCGACCGTGCTTGCGAACGAGCAGGTAGAGGACGGAAGGTGCTGGCGGTGCGGCACGCTCGTCGAGACGAGGGAGCTCGAGCAGTGGTTCTTCAGGATAACCGCGTACGCCGAGGAGCTCCTTGAGCATACATATAAACTCCCTGGCTGGCCCGAGCGCGTGCTCGTCATGCAGAGGAACTGGATAGGCAAATCCGTCGGGGCAGAGGCCGATTTCAGGGTCGAGGGCTCTGACGAGACGATAAGGATATTCACGACGAGGCCCGATACCCTCTTCGGGGTCACCTTCATGTCGCTTGCGGCCGGGCATCCTTTGCTAGAAAAGATTACCGCTCCCGACAGAAAGGAAGAGGTAGGGAGGTTCTCCGCAAGGGCCAGGAACGAGGCAAAGCGCATGGCCCTCAACCCCGACGAGGTCGAGAAGGAGGGGGTCTTTACCGGCGCGTACTGCATTAACCCGCTCACGGGCGACAGGGTCCCTGTCTATGCCGCCAATTTCGTCCTGATGGAGTACGGCACAGGCGCGGTCATGGCCGTTCCTGCGCACGACCAGAGGGACTTCGAGTTCGCCAAGAAGTACGGCCTGCCCGTAAAGGTCGTCATAAACCCGCCCGATTCAGCTCTCGATCCGGCGACGATGGAAGCGGCCTATGTCGAGCCGGGGGTAATGGTAAACTCGGGCCCTGTGAACGGGATAAATAGCGATGAAGCCAAGGAGGCGATAACGCGTCTACTTGAGGAGAAAAGGGCGGGGAAAAAAGCCGTAACCTACAGGCTACGCGACTGGGGCATATCGAGGCAAAGATACTGGGGCTGCCCAATTCCGATTATCTATTGTGAAAAATGCGGCGCTGTCCCGGTCCCGTATGAGGAGCTCCCGGTGATACTGCCCGAGGACGTCTCGCTTACGGGGAAGGGCTTATCGCCGCTTGCCTCGTCCGAGGCGTTCGTGAACGCGACCTGCCCCTCATGCGGCGGGGCTGCAAGGCGCGAGACCGACACAATGGACACCTTCGTAGATTCGTCATGGTATTTCCTCCGGTACGTGTCGCCAAGGGAAACCGGGGTCCCTTTCAGGGAAGAGGACGCCGCGTACTGGATGCCGGTGGACCAGTACATAGGGGGCATTGAGCACGCGGTAATGCACCTCCTTTACGCCCGCTTTTTTACAAAGGCGCTACGCGACCTCGGGCTCCACGGCTTTGACGAGCCCTTCAAAAACCTCCTTACCCAGGGCATGGTCTGCAAGGAGATAACGAGGTGCCCGGAGCACGGATATCTCTACCCCGAGGAGGCGGCGGGAGGGGTGTGCAAGTTCTGCTCAAAGCCGGTCATGACCGGGGCGGTCGAGAAGATGTCCAAGTCAAAGAAGAACGTGATAGACCCTGACGGCATAATAGGGAGATACGGGGCCGATACAACGAGGCTCTTCACGCTTTTCGCGGCCCCGCCCGAGAAAGACCTCGACTGGAACGAGGAAGGGGTCGAGGGCTCGTACAGGTTCCTCGGCAGGGTGTGGAGGCTCGTTACCGAGAATATCGAGTTTTTGAAGGAGGCCCGGCCCATGCAGCCCGGCTCCAACGCCGAAGGTGCGGCAAGGGAGCTCCACGCAGTAACCCACAGGACCATAAGGAAGGTCACCCAGGACATAGAGGAGAGGTTCCATTTCAATACGGCCATAAGCTCTATTATGGAGCTCGTGAACGCGCTTTACCAGTTTCAGGCCGCGCTCAATGGAAAGGGGCGGCCGGATTCCACTGAAGCAAGGGTCTTCAGGGAGGCAGTAGAGGCCGTTATCCTTCTCCTCGCGCCCTTCGCCCCGCACATCTCCGAGGAGCTCTGGGAAAGGCTCGGGAACGGCGAGCCTGTGTACAGGACCAGGTGGCCGGAATGGAGCGAGGAGGCCGTGAAGGAAGAAGAGGTCGAGATACCCGTGCAGGTGAACGGCAAGGTGAGGGGGAGGGTCCGCATACCAGCCGGAGCCGGAGAGGAAGAGGTGAGGTCGCTTGTGATGCAGGACGGGAAGATAGCCGAGCTTACTTCGGGGAAGGCGGTCAAGAAGTTCGTTTACGTGAAGGACAAGATAGTCAACATGGTGGTCGCATGA
- the holA gene encoding DNA polymerase III subunit delta gives MLLKPVYYIYGTDDYLIEDSLGKIKKEALSGPFASMNFHAFEGKGLDAGEIISTASTLPAFAEWRLVIVKGAEAIKAAEEKKLASYVQDPSPSTCLVFISNAAKLDKGSELVKALEEKGYLKACNRLRDAELLKWIRDESSRQGKSISGEAAKRLLEIAGNSLRDIKGELDKIVLFIGDKPGIDEKDIEESGLECREESVFGLSDAIGRKDLREAVRAYRKLSDEEPIKVLGAIARQMRTLLRIKALLRKGTPAARIASVAGLFPRHAEDYVKRSRLFNEAELKSAVLKLLAADTDLKSGRAPSATVLPRLIMELCGKAGR, from the coding sequence GTGCTTTTAAAGCCCGTCTACTATATCTACGGCACCGACGACTATCTAATCGAGGATAGCCTCGGCAAGATAAAGAAGGAGGCACTTTCAGGCCCCTTCGCCTCAATGAACTTCCACGCCTTCGAAGGCAAGGGGCTGGATGCCGGAGAAATCATCTCGACGGCCTCGACCTTGCCGGCCTTTGCCGAGTGGAGGCTTGTCATCGTGAAGGGGGCCGAAGCCATAAAGGCGGCCGAGGAAAAGAAGCTCGCATCTTACGTACAAGACCCGTCGCCCTCCACATGCCTCGTGTTCATATCGAACGCCGCAAAGCTTGATAAGGGGTCGGAGCTCGTAAAGGCGCTCGAAGAGAAAGGGTATTTAAAGGCGTGCAATCGCCTCCGCGACGCGGAGCTCCTGAAATGGATAAGGGACGAATCATCGAGGCAGGGAAAATCAATAAGCGGCGAGGCCGCCAAGAGGCTCCTTGAGATTGCCGGGAACAGCCTTCGTGACATAAAGGGGGAGCTCGATAAAATTGTCCTCTTTATCGGAGACAAGCCCGGGATAGACGAGAAAGACATAGAGGAATCAGGCCTTGAGTGCAGGGAAGAGTCGGTATTCGGCCTTTCGGACGCGATCGGCAGGAAGGACCTGAGGGAGGCCGTGAGGGCCTACCGGAAGCTCTCGGACGAGGAGCCGATAAAGGTGCTTGGCGCGATAGCGAGGCAGATGAGGACGCTTCTCAGGATAAAGGCGCTCTTGAGGAAAGGCACGCCCGCGGCGAGGATAGCATCAGTTGCCGGGCTTTTCCCCAGGCACGCCGAGGATTATGTAAAGAGGAGCAGGCTATTTAATGAAGCGGAGCTAAAGTCCGCCGTATTGAAGCTCCTGGCAGCTGATACCGACCTCAAGTCCGGGAGGGCCCCGTCGGCCACGGTGCTCCCCAGGCTCATAATGGAGCTTTGCGGGAAAGCGGGGAGGTAA